From a region of the Bremerella alba genome:
- a CDS encoding M24 family metallopeptidase produces the protein MLGIDIDACRSRQKRLLNALESHSLDAIVVTQNEHVQWLAGPRYDFKFSPAVVLFADGRLALVAPNEAPDSAAADDVRTYEAQWLSTLRNDQRAASSQVVLDILREAGSAKRLGVEYSSYPVHVSSQFSAELVDIEPEIYRQRRKKDADEIAKIRMAISGTEKMYEKAREIICPGINELEVFNQLQAAAVSQFGEALTGTGNDYASGEMGGPARDRRVEDGELYILDLGPAFRGYFADNCRAIAVNGKPTDEQQEAWTHVMKVFTHLDSVVKPGKSCKELFLEVQGILKGAPIGEFPHHLGHGIGLYPHEAPHLNSNWDDTFQVGDVFTCEPGLYDARLKFGMRLENDYLITENGIENLSPFKMELA, from the coding sequence ATGCTGGGAATCGACATCGACGCTTGCCGTAGTCGCCAGAAACGCTTGTTAAACGCTTTGGAAAGCCACTCGCTCGACGCAATCGTCGTCACGCAAAACGAACACGTGCAATGGCTGGCAGGGCCTCGCTACGATTTCAAGTTTTCGCCAGCTGTCGTGCTGTTTGCCGATGGTCGCCTGGCCTTGGTCGCTCCGAACGAGGCCCCCGATTCGGCCGCTGCCGATGACGTTCGCACCTACGAGGCTCAGTGGCTCTCGACGCTACGAAACGACCAGCGAGCCGCATCGAGCCAGGTTGTCCTCGATATCTTGCGAGAAGCAGGCTCGGCCAAGCGTTTGGGCGTCGAGTACTCGAGCTACCCGGTTCACGTGTCGAGTCAGTTCAGCGCCGAGCTGGTCGATATCGAGCCCGAGATTTATCGCCAGCGCCGCAAGAAGGACGCCGACGAAATCGCCAAGATTCGTATGGCCATCAGCGGCACCGAGAAGATGTACGAAAAGGCCCGCGAGATCATCTGTCCGGGGATCAACGAACTGGAAGTCTTCAATCAACTGCAAGCGGCCGCCGTTTCCCAGTTTGGCGAAGCGTTAACGGGCACCGGCAACGACTATGCCAGCGGCGAGATGGGGGGCCCTGCCCGGGATCGTCGCGTGGAAGATGGCGAGTTGTACATTCTCGATCTTGGTCCGGCCTTCCGGGGTTACTTTGCCGACAACTGCCGTGCGATTGCTGTTAACGGAAAACCAACCGACGAGCAGCAAGAAGCATGGACGCACGTCATGAAGGTCTTCACGCACCTCGATTCGGTCGTGAAACCTGGCAAGAGCTGCAAAGAGCTGTTTCTGGAAGTTCAAGGGATTCTCAAGGGAGCCCCCATTGGCGAGTTCCCCCATCACTTGGGACACGGCATTGGTCTGTACCCGCACGAAGCTCCGCACCTGAACTCGAACTGGGACGATACCTTCCAAGTCGGCGACGTCTTCACCTGCGAACCAGGCCTGTACGATGCCCGGCTGAAGTTCGGCATGCGTCTGGAAAACGACTACCTGATCACTGAGAACGGCATCGAGAATCTCTCGCCGTTCAAGATGGAATTGGCCTAA